One part of the Treponema peruense genome encodes these proteins:
- a CDS encoding sigma-70 family RNA polymerase sigma factor has protein sequence MKDSFCKDLDVMKLHLNEINKIPLLSNEKEVELAKKAASGDKAARDLLVSSNMRFVVNVAKKYQNRGLDLEDLISEGYVGLLEAVTRFDVDRGYHFISYAVWWIRQSILKAVYEKGRAIRLPMNRTNEILQIEKARKAVSGSSKKTEAQELDEIASMLGMTKYHVREMLDISRDTLSLDAPSSYDDSGKMTLGDSVASDTRSDPSENAMDSSLRDSIFEVLGTLDSKSAQVLRMRFGLDSGECMSLKQVGDHFNLTKERIRQIEKTAIMRIRNSSRKDKLVDYVA, from the coding sequence ATGAAAGACAGTTTTTGCAAAGATTTAGACGTAATGAAACTTCATCTGAACGAAATCAATAAGATTCCTCTTCTCTCAAATGAAAAGGAAGTAGAACTTGCAAAAAAAGCCGCTTCGGGAGACAAGGCTGCACGCGATCTGCTGGTTTCTTCAAACATGCGCTTTGTTGTCAATGTAGCAAAAAAGTACCAGAACAGGGGTCTTGATCTTGAAGACCTTATAAGTGAAGGTTATGTTGGACTTCTTGAAGCTGTTACACGCTTTGATGTAGACCGTGGATATCATTTTATTTCGTACGCTGTATGGTGGATCCGCCAGTCAATTCTTAAGGCTGTTTATGAAAAGGGCCGCGCAATCCGCCTTCCGATGAACAGAACAAATGAAATTCTTCAGATAGAAAAAGCAAGAAAAGCCGTATCAGGTTCTTCAAAAAAGACTGAGGCTCAGGAACTTGACGAGATTGCTTCCATGCTTGGAATGACAAAATACCATGTTCGCGAGATGCTTGATATTTCAAGAGACACACTTAGTCTTGACGCTCCGTCTTCTTACGATGACAGCGGAAAAATGACTTTGGGTGACAGTGTTGCAAGTGATACTCGCTCTGACCCGAGTGAAAATGCAATGGACTCTTCTCTTCGCGACAGTATTTTTGAAGTACTCGGAACTTTGGACAGCAAGTCTGCACAGGTTTTGAGAATGAGATTCGGTCTGGACAGCGGTGAGTGTATGTCCTTGAAGCAGGTTGGTGACCACTTTAACCTTACAAAAGAAAGAATCCGCCAGATAGAAAAAACTGCAATAATGAGAATAAGAAATTCTTCCAGAAAAGACAAGCTTGTTGACTACGTTGCTTAA
- a CDS encoding co-chaperone GroES has product MKIRPLADRVLVKQVAAETKTAGGLIIPDTAQEKTQQATVEAVGPGTEDEKITVKVGDKILYDKYAGTGIKIDGEDYLILKNSDIIAVVE; this is encoded by the coding sequence ATGAAAATCAGACCATTGGCAGATCGTGTATTGGTAAAGCAGGTTGCGGCAGAAACAAAGACTGCCGGCGGACTTATTATTCCTGACACAGCACAGGAAAAAACCCAGCAGGCAACTGTAGAGGCTGTAGGTCCCGGAACAGAAGATGAAAAAATTACTGTAAAGGTCGGTGACAAGATTCTTTATGACAAGTATGCCGGAACCGGAATAAAAATTGACGGTGAAGATTATCTTATTCTTAAGAACTCTGATATCATCGCTGTTGTAGAGTAA
- a CDS encoding MOSP complex formation periplasmic protein, TDE1658 family: MRVRAFKNFAEVFMKRLAIGFALLLSAVAGVFAQNDFQPLAVVKLNKSETITLKQLKTRANFVLTQYKPYGIKELTSDQKKQILENLIDEKLITQAAAKEGMSVTDSQVTSAFLNTFSQQLGTSVTEAQLEDLIKQRTGLTLDGYLKENSGMGTAEYKAYLKNQLIAQQYVYTKKQNELQKVAATDDEIRNAYEMNKSTFVWNDMLKLFLVIVPAGDDKVAARALATDLRNQYVKDNKQGSKMKVSEDNGKKYRAGDLTVAKTAQQAQQLGWSYDKIIELFGKDIGFVSEITETDTDFQFYAVLKKFDAKMLALSDVVQPETTVTVYDYIKQNLTSQKQSQYFSESVQKIAEELDTPENVERKKTGDDLVKLLNW; encoded by the coding sequence GTGCGTGTTCGTGCGTTTAAAAATTTTGCAGAGGTTTTTATGAAACGATTAGCTATTGGATTTGCACTTCTTCTTTCGGCTGTTGCAGGTGTTTTTGCACAGAATGACTTTCAGCCGCTGGCAGTTGTGAAGCTGAATAAATCCGAGACAATAACTTTAAAACAGCTTAAGACAAGAGCAAATTTTGTTCTTACACAGTATAAGCCCTACGGAATAAAGGAACTGACTTCCGACCAGAAAAAGCAGATTCTCGAGAATCTTATTGACGAAAAGCTTATTACTCAGGCAGCGGCAAAAGAAGGAATGTCTGTTACCGACAGTCAGGTGACAAGTGCTTTCCTTAATACATTCAGCCAGCAGCTTGGTACTTCTGTTACTGAAGCACAGCTTGAAGATCTTATCAAACAGCGTACCGGCCTTACTCTGGACGGATACCTTAAGGAAAACAGCGGAATGGGTACAGCCGAATACAAGGCTTATCTCAAGAACCAGTTGATTGCACAGCAGTATGTTTATACAAAAAAGCAGAACGAGCTTCAGAAAGTGGCTGCAACAGATGATGAAATCCGCAATGCCTACGAGATGAACAAGTCAACTTTTGTATGGAATGACATGCTCAAACTTTTCCTTGTTATTGTTCCGGCAGGTGACGACAAGGTCGCAGCACGCGCTCTTGCCACTGACCTTCGCAACCAGTATGTAAAGGACAACAAACAGGGGTCCAAGATGAAGGTCTCTGAAGACAACGGAAAAAAATACAGAGCCGGTGATCTTACAGTAGCCAAAACTGCACAGCAGGCACAGCAGCTTGGCTGGTCTTATGACAAAATTATAGAACTTTTCGGCAAGGACATTGGATTTGTCAGTGAAATTACAGAAACAGACACAGACTTTCAGTTCTATGCTGTTCTCAAAAAATTTGATGCAAAAATGCTTGCTCTGAGCGATGTGGTTCAGCCTGAAACAACAGTAACTGTTTATGACTACATCAAGCAGAATCTTACATCCCAGAAGCAGAGCCAGTATTTTTCCGAATCTGTACAGAAGATAGCTGAAGAGTTGGATACTCCGGAAAATGTTGAACGCAAGAAAACCGGTGATGATCTTGTAAAACTGCTTAACTGGTAA
- a CDS encoding tetratricopeptide repeat protein: MKKVFITALALLVSFFISCSSRSKGDSFTAILNSIDNCISQGNVSDAMTELKRAQKHSYSSFERIAVYKRYKILGENELARKVIERAYKSLPENNEICAVYADILISENNYTLAASVAKNLADTPYSSVLAEAVLSEAFYTEFSSAGEDEKKLVFQEERFIPVYLNAWNGSKDSRWIMNAAAVYLKRGNFEKAVSLFQDGVNDGRSAVFWAKVFYDSGLFAESLDVLKTKDISYATGADYAAYFEALSLESDLHYLLEDYKSSALCSKTLTEAAASVPETDESVRSDLANAYVNLASYAFRENNELKRYEYVSEALEKFPVNERVLACYSDFALDLAAEPPESELIQKLRQVGLKTLSMEKKDSIPAVYAEDALLHITQAAESEKAAGRDFAALSVLAEKLYSYIHESEGSALLLPRVWTFLENNESNAKDGTFSYPEPVVRYAVEKLSAAGNEEDAGRIFDGYIYGKYGAGCDFSDCELWEREYAAWFASKNNVSEAFSLYDAIQSQYGKPADFAFSPDTRKSVIRSLVNMAAICEDSGEASRALEYLNKASSITPAGTLKAEILYRTACVQYENEQKASAIRSLQYALSLNPSHRKAALYLRKIQSQRQ, encoded by the coding sequence TTGAAAAAAGTATTTATTACGGCACTGGCCTTGCTGGTGTCGTTTTTTATTTCATGTTCCTCCCGTTCCAAAGGCGACTCCTTTACCGCCATTCTTAATTCCATAGATAACTGTATTTCACAGGGAAATGTTTCTGATGCAATGACTGAATTGAAACGTGCCCAAAAACACTCATACAGTTCTTTTGAAAGAATTGCTGTTTACAAAAGATACAAAATTCTTGGCGAAAACGAACTTGCAAGAAAAGTAATTGAACGTGCCTATAAAAGTCTGCCCGAAAATAACGAAATCTGCGCTGTTTATGCCGATATTCTTATTTCTGAAAATAATTATACACTTGCTGCTTCTGTTGCAAAGAATCTGGCTGATACACCCTATTCGTCTGTACTGGCAGAAGCGGTTCTGAGTGAAGCTTTTTATACTGAATTTTCTTCTGCCGGTGAAGACGAAAAAAAACTCGTGTTTCAGGAAGAACGTTTTATTCCGGTTTACCTGAATGCGTGGAACGGTTCAAAAGATTCCCGGTGGATTATGAATGCTGCAGCCGTTTATTTGAAGAGAGGAAACTTTGAAAAGGCAGTGTCTCTTTTTCAGGACGGGGTAAATGACGGCCGTTCTGCAGTTTTCTGGGCAAAAGTTTTTTATGATTCAGGGCTTTTTGCAGAAAGTCTTGATGTTCTCAAAACGAAAGACATTTCTTATGCAACGGGCGCTGATTATGCTGCATATTTTGAAGCGCTTTCCCTTGAGTCAGACCTGCATTATCTTTTGGAGGACTATAAAAGTTCGGCGCTTTGTTCCAAAACTTTGACTGAGGCAGCCGCTTCTGTTCCTGAAACAGATGAATCTGTGCGCTCTGATTTAGCTAATGCCTATGTTAATCTGGCTTCATATGCATTTCGTGAGAACAATGAACTTAAACGGTATGAGTATGTTTCGGAGGCATTGGAAAAATTTCCGGTGAATGAACGTGTTCTTGCCTGCTATTCAGATTTTGCGCTGGATCTGGCAGCAGAACCTCCTGAATCTGAATTGATTCAAAAACTCAGGCAGGTTGGACTGAAAACTCTCTCTATGGAAAAAAAGGATTCAATTCCTGCGGTTTATGCAGAAGATGCACTTTTGCACATTACGCAGGCTGCAGAATCAGAAAAAGCTGCAGGAAGGGATTTTGCCGCTCTGAGTGTTCTTGCAGAAAAACTTTATTCTTATATTCATGAAAGTGAAGGCTCTGCACTTCTTTTGCCAAGAGTGTGGACCTTTCTTGAAAACAACGAAAGCAACGCCAAAGACGGAACTTTTTCATACCCAGAGCCGGTTGTGCGCTATGCAGTAGAAAAACTTAGCGCGGCGGGTAATGAAGAGGATGCTGGCCGCATTTTTGATGGCTATATTTACGGTAAATACGGTGCCGGCTGTGATTTTTCTGACTGTGAACTTTGGGAAAGGGAATATGCGGCCTGGTTTGCTTCAAAAAACAATGTATCAGAAGCATTTTCTTTGTATGATGCAATTCAGAGTCAGTACGGTAAGCCTGCGGACTTTGCTTTTTCCCCGGATACAAGGAAAAGTGTAATACGTTCACTTGTAAACATGGCTGCAATATGTGAGGACTCCGGTGAGGCTTCGCGCGCCCTTGAATATCTGAACAAAGCTTCTTCCATAACGCCTGCAGGAACCCTTAAGGCCGAAATCCTTTACAGAACAGCCTGCGTTCAGTATGAAAATGAGCAGAAAGCTTCTGCAATACGCTCCCTTCAGTATGCACTTTCGCTTAACCCGTCCCACAGAAAGGCTGCACTTTATTTAAGAAAAATACAGTCCCAAAGACAATAA
- the nusB gene encoding transcription antitermination factor NusB: MSRRKGRILAFQALYSHDVGEVPLDELLRFEWDKKEGSETEPDSYDFARILVSGTINHQEEIDALIKKHLSDNWDFERVNKVSLAILRISIFTLLFQKDVHPSIVIDEAIAIAKDYGETDSFRFINAVLDNIRKETAS; this comes from the coding sequence GTGTCACGAAGAAAAGGACGCATTCTGGCTTTTCAGGCTCTCTATTCCCATGATGTCGGTGAAGTTCCGCTTGATGAACTTCTTCGCTTTGAGTGGGATAAAAAAGAAGGCTCTGAGACAGAACCAGACAGTTATGATTTTGCCCGTATTCTCGTTTCGGGCACGATTAACCATCAGGAAGAAATAGACGCTCTTATAAAAAAGCATCTGTCAGACAACTGGGATTTTGAGCGTGTAAACAAAGTTTCGCTTGCAATTCTTAGAATAAGCATTTTTACACTTCTTTTTCAAAAAGATGTGCATCCGTCGATTGTTATTGACGAAGCTATTGCCATTGCAAAGGATTACGGCGAAACAGACTCGTTCAGGTTCATTAATGCAGTGCTGGACAATATCCGCAAAGAGACTGCTTCTTGA